One window from the genome of Amycolatopsis sp. NBC_01480 encodes:
- a CDS encoding helix-turn-helix domain-containing protein yields the protein MENLTIESESPVRAYRVAAVSRALGNLGEANVRKLIASGDLAAVRAGRHWLVSEDELRRFINVGSGSGQ from the coding sequence GTGGAGAACTTGACCATCGAGAGTGAGTCCCCAGTCCGGGCATATCGAGTCGCGGCGGTGTCGCGGGCCCTGGGCAACCTGGGGGAGGCCAACGTCCGCAAGTTGATCGCCAGCGGCGACCTCGCAGCGGTCCGTGCTGGCCGCCACTGGCTCGTATCCGAGGACGAACTTCGGCGCTTCATCAACGTCGGATCGGGCAGCGGCCAGTGA
- a CDS encoding helix-turn-helix domain-containing protein yields MAGSQLCRYIAPTVDNSCAHLSVAARLSIVTTEERRVEVGALVRHARKQRGLSVEAVAQAVGMSPVTWRGLEKGRRAYATTMGAAETHLGLPKGALAQAIESDGGLAQLRRELSGASETNDQVAALIGQLAKLDLDSLWRVQAAVTGMLALHDRQRLSSARSHQPSDHQPGGEN; encoded by the coding sequence ATGGCGGGCAGTCAACTCTGTCGATACATTGCACCCACAGTCGACAACTCTTGCGCCCACCTATCAGTTGCCGCAAGATTGAGCATCGTGACTACTGAGGAGCGACGCGTGGAGGTCGGTGCCCTCGTCCGCCACGCACGGAAGCAGCGTGGCCTGTCCGTGGAAGCAGTCGCACAGGCCGTCGGTATGAGCCCGGTCACCTGGCGAGGCCTCGAAAAGGGCCGGCGTGCGTACGCGACGACCATGGGCGCAGCAGAGACACACCTCGGCCTGCCCAAGGGTGCGCTCGCGCAAGCAATCGAGAGCGACGGAGGCCTTGCCCAGCTCCGCCGTGAACTCTCAGGCGCCAGCGAAACCAACGATCAGGTGGCAGCACTGATCGGCCAACTCGCGAAGCTAGACCTGGACAGCCTCTGGCGAGTCCAGGCCGCGGTTACTGGGATGCTCGCTCTTCATGATCGTCAGCGGCTATCGTCAGCGCGCTCACATCAACCAAGCGACCATCAACCAGGCGGCGAAAACTGA
- a CDS encoding recombinase family protein, with product MRLTSKNLLHSTDLADLDTVRCREYLRVSSDKSGRERSPEEQHGDHVRTVGRKANWVMVDGEPYSDIAGASRHSKKHRNGFQRLLADIEGGHFGGEVLLLWENSRGSRREGEWMHLIQSCQEADIKIWVESEGRLYDCSVDRDRWDLLEDAIDSAKEASKISKRAIRAAAANAAAGRPHGPTPFGYRREYDPATGNFVGQFMHPENAELIVELFNRLRKGHSLRSIASDWKTRGILNGRGAPFSAQHLRSLALNPAYMGVRVHDRDRHPTSKKRSAGATEVAAEWPKIIDKELYLTVQDALNAPDRVTTRGGRARHTFSMIIRCGVCGGPVKVVDAGRRYSCHQSGCVRMLRPDVDEFVKDVILRFLASPDVFEALRAPAADSGAELAAVREQLAEARHLLAELADAVADKSISVVLAGRSESKIQGRVDALERRERELTAPTALAGLIDPGPDVAVRWKEATLETQRAVARLLLVPEIVGQARINPSPRPGRQLRDPVQVEERVSFRRLVDGRLVDVSALTIAADDHEERASQ from the coding sequence ATGCGGCTGACCAGCAAGAACCTTCTTCACTCGACAGACCTGGCCGACCTCGACACGGTCAGGTGTCGGGAGTACCTGCGGGTTTCCTCGGATAAGTCAGGCCGGGAACGTTCACCTGAGGAGCAGCATGGCGACCACGTTCGTACGGTTGGGCGCAAGGCCAACTGGGTCATGGTCGACGGAGAGCCGTACTCCGACATCGCCGGCGCGAGTCGCCACTCGAAGAAGCATCGCAACGGGTTCCAGCGGCTACTCGCAGACATCGAGGGTGGCCACTTCGGCGGCGAGGTTCTACTCCTCTGGGAAAACAGTCGCGGTTCGCGTCGTGAGGGCGAGTGGATGCACTTGATCCAGTCGTGTCAGGAAGCTGACATCAAGATTTGGGTCGAGAGCGAGGGGCGCTTGTATGACTGCTCCGTCGACCGCGACCGCTGGGATCTGCTTGAGGACGCGATCGACTCTGCCAAAGAGGCGAGCAAGATCAGCAAGCGCGCCATCCGGGCAGCTGCGGCAAACGCTGCGGCTGGCCGTCCTCACGGCCCGACGCCTTTCGGGTACCGCCGTGAGTACGACCCGGCCACTGGGAACTTCGTCGGCCAGTTCATGCACCCCGAGAACGCCGAACTGATCGTCGAACTGTTCAACCGCCTCCGCAAGGGGCACTCCCTGCGGTCGATCGCCTCGGACTGGAAGACGCGGGGGATCTTGAACGGTCGAGGTGCCCCGTTCTCCGCCCAGCACCTCAGATCGCTGGCCCTGAACCCGGCTTACATGGGGGTCCGGGTTCATGACCGGGATCGCCACCCGACTTCGAAGAAGCGCAGCGCTGGCGCGACTGAAGTCGCCGCAGAGTGGCCGAAGATCATCGACAAGGAGCTGTACCTTACGGTCCAGGACGCGCTGAACGCCCCAGACCGTGTGACTACGCGGGGAGGACGTGCCCGCCATACGTTCTCGATGATCATCCGGTGCGGTGTCTGTGGCGGACCGGTGAAGGTCGTCGACGCAGGCCGCAGGTACTCGTGCCACCAGAGTGGGTGCGTGCGGATGCTGCGGCCCGACGTTGACGAGTTCGTCAAGGACGTGATCCTCCGGTTCCTTGCGTCGCCGGACGTATTCGAGGCGCTTCGCGCACCGGCCGCTGATAGCGGGGCGGAGTTGGCTGCGGTCCGCGAGCAACTGGCGGAAGCACGTCATCTGCTGGCGGAACTGGCAGACGCGGTCGCTGACAAGTCCATCTCCGTGGTCCTGGCTGGCCGGTCAGAGTCAAAGATCCAAGGCCGTGTCGATGCGCTTGAGCGGCGGGAGCGGGAGTTGACGGCGCCGACTGCGCTGGCTGGGTTGATCGACCCGGGCCCGGATGTCGCTGTGCGGTGGAAAGAGGCCACCTTGGAGACGCAGCGTGCTGTGGCGCGGCTGTTGCTGGTGCCCGAGATCGTGGGGCAGGCGCGGATCAACCCGTCTCCTCGTCCTGGGCGCCAGTTGAGGGACCCTGTGCAGGTTGAGGAGCGCGTCAGTTTTCGCCGCCTGGTTGATGGTCGCTTGGTTGATGTGAGCGCGCTGACGATAGCCGCTGACGATCATGAAGAGCGAGCATCCCAGTAA
- a CDS encoding class I SAM-dependent methyltransferase gives MLLAQLPPGPGRALDVGCGSGRFARRLAAAGLNVDAIDRSAPMIRLAEATGSPGPGEIDFRRADITTQPLPSEHYSFISCLASLHHVPFETVTRLREALEPGGVLAVLGLARPSTFTDHARGLAAVPVNAAARLFSYAADRLNGGVDVLPPAPVHMEFPRFAEVRAESQRLLPGSTVRPLLFWRYLLTYRKPLGDG, from the coding sequence CTGCTGCTGGCCCAGCTGCCGCCGGGACCGGGGCGGGCGCTCGACGTCGGCTGCGGCAGTGGCCGGTTCGCCCGCCGCCTCGCCGCGGCCGGGCTGAACGTGGACGCGATCGACCGGTCCGCGCCGATGATCCGGCTGGCCGAGGCCACCGGCTCCCCCGGTCCCGGCGAGATCGACTTCCGCCGCGCGGACATCACCACCCAGCCGCTGCCGTCCGAGCACTACTCGTTCATCTCGTGCCTGGCCTCGCTGCACCACGTGCCGTTCGAGACGGTGACCCGCCTGCGCGAGGCACTCGAGCCCGGCGGGGTGCTGGCGGTGCTGGGGCTGGCGCGGCCGAGCACGTTCACCGACCACGCGCGGGGGCTCGCGGCGGTGCCGGTCAACGCCGCCGCCCGGCTGTTCTCCTACGCCGCCGACCGGCTCAACGGCGGCGTCGACGTCCTGCCGCCCGCTCCGGTGCACATGGAGTTCCCGCGGTTCGCCGAGGTCCGGGCCGAATCGCAGCGGCTGCTGCCCGGCAGCACGGTGCGGCCGCTGCTGTTCTGGCGCTACCTGCTGACGTACCGGAAACCGTTGGGAGACGGGTGA
- a CDS encoding SGNH/GDSL hydrolase family protein translates to MRLTRLVFAALAAVVLLAASATAASAAPLPAHYRHYVALGDSYTAGPLIPLLRLDPLGCVKSTGNYPAILAGKLRVDTYTDISCSGADTSDMTQAQSVLLGVNPPQLSALRADTDLVTLGIGGNDSGVFGTLVDTCPGLRASDPTGNPCQQHFTTNGVDTIKAKLATTQQSVQTVLAGIHARSPHAKVLAVGYPRIAPASGYCPDTLPFADGDYAWLSSVEQALNSAIANAVAADGTASYVDTFGPSAGHDACAGGAAWINGKDTLLLAAAAYHPLARGMAGMATVIAGQLNSSH, encoded by the coding sequence ATGCGTCTCACCCGGCTCGTTTTCGCCGCTCTCGCGGCAGTGGTCCTGCTCGCCGCCTCGGCCACCGCCGCGTCGGCCGCGCCCCTCCCGGCGCACTACCGCCACTACGTCGCGCTCGGCGATTCGTACACCGCGGGCCCCCTCATCCCGCTGCTGCGGCTCGACCCGCTGGGCTGCGTGAAGTCGACAGGCAACTACCCGGCGATCCTCGCGGGCAAGCTGCGCGTGGACACCTACACCGACATCAGCTGCTCCGGCGCCGACACCTCGGACATGACGCAGGCGCAGAGCGTGCTGCTCGGCGTGAACCCGCCGCAGCTGAGCGCGCTGCGGGCCGACACCGACCTGGTCACGCTCGGCATCGGCGGCAACGACTCCGGCGTGTTCGGCACCCTGGTCGACACCTGCCCCGGACTGCGCGCGAGCGACCCCACCGGCAACCCGTGCCAGCAGCACTTCACCACGAACGGCGTGGACACCATCAAGGCGAAGCTTGCGACCACCCAGCAGAGCGTGCAGACGGTGCTGGCCGGGATCCACGCACGCTCACCGCACGCGAAGGTCCTGGCGGTCGGCTACCCGCGGATCGCGCCGGCCTCCGGCTACTGCCCGGACACCCTGCCCTTCGCCGACGGTGACTACGCCTGGCTCTCCAGCGTCGAGCAGGCGCTGAACTCGGCCATCGCGAACGCCGTGGCCGCCGACGGCACTGCGTCCTATGTGGACACCTTCGGCCCGTCCGCCGGGCACGACGCGTGTGCCGGTGGCGCCGCCTGGATCAACGGCAAGGACACGCTGCTGCTGGCCGCCGCCGCGTACCACCCGCTGGCCCGCGGGATGGCCGGCATGGCCACAGTGATCGCCGGACAGCTGAACTCCAGCCACTGA
- a CDS encoding valine--tRNA ligase: protein MTENAPQQTTDLPGAWDPAAEEAPMYDRWVAAGYFTADATSDKPPFSIVLPPPNVTGSLHMGHALNHTLMDAMSRRRRMQGYEVLWLPGMDHAGIATQNVVERQLAGEGLSRHDLGREKFVERVWEWKAEYGGKILGQMKRLGDGVDWSRERFTMDENLSQAVQTVFKNFFDAGLIYRAERIINWCPRCQTALSDIEVDHSDDDGELVSIRYGDGADAIVVATTRAETMLGDTAVAVHPDDERYAHLVGTEVELPLTGRRIPIVADKHVDPEFGTGAVKVTPAHDPNDFEIGRRHDLPMLTVMNERAQITVAGPFEGMDRFEARPAVVAALREAGRIVAEKRPYVHAVGHCSRCDTVVEPRLSLQWWVKVEELARLAGDAVRDGRTKIHPAELEKRYFDWVDNMHDWTISRQLWWGHRIPVWYGPDDQVVCVGPDEQPPSGEGWTQDPDVLDTWFSSGLWPMSTMGWPADSADLRKFYPTSVLSTGYDILFFWVVRMMMFGVQQMDGVQPFDHVYLHGLIRDAQGKKMSKSRGNVIDPLEWMDAYGADATRFTLARGANPGGDMALADEWAAGSRNFGTKLWNASKFAMMNGASVSAGLPAAAELTEADRWILGRLGALVSEVDGLFEDFQFAKVAAALYQFTWNELCDWYLELAKVQLYQGDEARVAATRSVLGHVLDTVLRLLHPFIPFITEKLWIALTGGESLVIAPWPTPFEGYADPVADARIADVQKLVTEVRRFRADQGLKPGQKVAARVAGAGFSEVSGHEDSIRSLVRLTPAEEGFSASASLEVALATGIVTVELDLSGTVDVAAERKRLQKDLGVAEKELSQTEGKLGNESFIAKAPAPVIEKIKLRRETAVAEIDRITARLAALPS from the coding sequence GTGACCGAGAACGCTCCGCAGCAGACCACCGACCTTCCGGGCGCCTGGGACCCGGCCGCCGAAGAAGCGCCCATGTACGACCGCTGGGTAGCGGCCGGGTACTTCACGGCCGATGCCACGTCGGACAAGCCGCCGTTCTCGATCGTACTGCCGCCGCCGAACGTGACCGGCAGCCTGCACATGGGCCACGCGCTCAACCACACCCTGATGGACGCCATGAGCCGCCGGCGCCGGATGCAGGGGTACGAGGTGCTGTGGCTGCCCGGCATGGACCACGCCGGCATCGCGACGCAGAACGTGGTCGAGCGGCAGCTCGCCGGCGAGGGCCTGTCCCGCCACGACCTGGGCCGGGAGAAGTTCGTCGAGCGCGTCTGGGAGTGGAAGGCCGAGTACGGCGGCAAGATCCTGGGCCAGATGAAGCGGCTCGGCGACGGCGTCGACTGGTCGCGCGAGCGCTTCACCATGGACGAGAACCTGTCGCAGGCCGTGCAGACGGTGTTCAAGAACTTCTTCGACGCCGGCCTCATCTACCGCGCCGAGCGCATCATCAACTGGTGCCCGCGGTGCCAGACCGCGCTGTCGGACATCGAGGTGGACCACAGCGACGACGACGGCGAGCTCGTCTCCATCCGCTACGGCGACGGGGCCGACGCGATCGTGGTCGCCACCACCCGCGCGGAGACCATGCTGGGCGACACCGCCGTGGCCGTGCACCCGGACGACGAGCGGTACGCGCACCTGGTCGGCACCGAGGTCGAGCTGCCGCTGACCGGCCGCAGGATCCCGATCGTCGCGGACAAGCACGTCGATCCCGAGTTCGGCACCGGCGCGGTGAAGGTGACCCCGGCGCACGACCCGAACGACTTCGAGATCGGCCGCCGCCACGACCTGCCGATGCTGACCGTGATGAACGAGCGCGCGCAGATCACCGTCGCGGGCCCGTTCGAGGGCATGGACCGGTTCGAGGCGCGGCCCGCGGTGGTCGCGGCGCTGCGCGAGGCGGGCCGGATCGTCGCCGAGAAGCGGCCGTACGTGCACGCGGTGGGCCACTGCTCGCGGTGCGACACGGTGGTCGAACCGCGGCTTTCGCTGCAGTGGTGGGTCAAGGTCGAGGAGCTGGCCCGGCTGGCGGGCGACGCGGTGCGCGACGGCCGCACCAAGATCCACCCGGCCGAGCTGGAGAAGCGCTACTTCGACTGGGTCGACAACATGCACGACTGGACGATCTCGCGCCAGCTGTGGTGGGGCCACCGGATCCCGGTCTGGTACGGCCCGGACGACCAGGTCGTGTGCGTGGGCCCGGACGAGCAGCCGCCCTCGGGCGAGGGCTGGACGCAGGACCCGGACGTGCTGGACACCTGGTTCTCCTCGGGCCTGTGGCCGATGTCGACCATGGGCTGGCCGGCCGATTCGGCTGACCTGCGGAAGTTCTATCCGACCAGCGTGCTGTCCACCGGTTACGACATCCTGTTCTTCTGGGTCGTGCGGATGATGATGTTCGGCGTGCAGCAGATGGACGGCGTCCAGCCGTTCGACCACGTCTACCTGCACGGCCTGATCCGCGACGCACAGGGCAAGAAGATGTCGAAGTCGCGCGGCAACGTGATCGACCCGCTCGAGTGGATGGACGCGTACGGCGCCGACGCCACCCGCTTCACCCTCGCCCGCGGCGCGAACCCGGGCGGCGACATGGCGCTGGCCGACGAATGGGCCGCCGGCTCCCGCAACTTCGGCACGAAGCTGTGGAACGCCAGCAAGTTCGCCATGATGAACGGCGCCTCGGTGTCGGCCGGCCTGCCCGCCGCGGCGGAGCTGACCGAGGCCGACCGCTGGATCCTCGGCCGCCTCGGCGCGCTGGTGTCCGAAGTGGACGGACTGTTCGAGGACTTCCAGTTCGCCAAGGTGGCGGCCGCGCTCTACCAGTTCACCTGGAACGAGCTGTGCGACTGGTACCTGGAACTGGCGAAGGTCCAGCTGTACCAAGGCGACGAGGCGCGGGTCGCGGCGACGCGGTCGGTGCTCGGGCACGTGCTGGACACGGTGCTGCGGCTGCTGCACCCGTTCATCCCGTTCATCACCGAGAAGCTGTGGATCGCGCTGACCGGCGGTGAGTCGCTGGTGATCGCGCCGTGGCCGACGCCGTTCGAGGGCTACGCGGACCCGGTGGCCGACGCCCGGATCGCCGACGTGCAGAAGCTCGTCACCGAGGTCCGCCGCTTCCGCGCCGACCAGGGCCTGAAGCCGGGCCAGAAGGTGGCCGCGCGGGTTGCGGGCGCGGGCTTCTCGGAGGTGTCCGGGCACGAGGACTCGATCCGCTCGCTGGTCCGGCTGACCCCGGCGGAGGAGGGCTTCTCCGCCAGCGCCTCACTGGAGGTCGCCCTGGCCACCGGCATCGTGACGGTCGAGCTGGACCTGTCCGGCACGGTCGATGTCGCCGCCGAGCGCAAGCGCCTGCAGAAGGACCTGGGCGTGGCCGAGAAGGAGCTTTCGCAGACCGAGGGCAAGCTCGGCAACGAGTCCTTCATCGCCAAGGCCCCGGCCCCGGTGATCGAAAAGATCAAGCTGCGCCGGGAAACTGCGGTGGCGGAGATCGACCGAATTACGGCTCGCCTGGCGGCTCTGCCTTCATAA
- a CDS encoding MarR family winged helix-turn-helix transcriptional regulator, translated as MATVPAHVAESAGWIRGVVGQLHRRLRQVDNAEILTPSQSAVLNRLDREGPATQGELAAAEHVRQQSMAATLAVLDELGYLSRTRDPADGRRSVVSLSGLGTKTVRGIHQHRNEWIANALVAELNADELKTVRQALPLLQRIAQH; from the coding sequence ATGGCCACCGTTCCCGCTCACGTCGCCGAGTCCGCCGGCTGGATCCGCGGCGTCGTCGGCCAGCTGCACCGCCGGCTGCGGCAAGTCGACAACGCGGAAATCCTCACGCCGTCGCAGTCGGCCGTGCTGAACCGGCTCGACCGCGAAGGACCCGCCACGCAGGGCGAACTCGCCGCGGCCGAGCACGTGCGGCAGCAGTCGATGGCCGCGACGCTGGCCGTACTCGACGAGCTGGGCTACCTCAGCCGCACCCGTGACCCGGCGGACGGGCGGCGCAGCGTGGTCAGCCTGTCCGGGCTGGGCACCAAGACCGTGCGCGGGATCCACCAGCACCGGAACGAGTGGATCGCGAACGCGCTGGTGGCCGAGCTGAACGCCGACGAGCTGAAGACCGTCCGCCAGGCGCTGCCGCTGCTGCAGCGGATCGCGCAGCACTGA
- a CDS encoding MFS transporter — protein MASAVLNPINSTLIAVALVPIGQSFGAGPGRTAWLISALYLATAVGQPVVGLLVDRYGARRVLLSGAAVVMAAGIAGLVPVSVDWLTGVRAVLGIGTCAGFPAAMAVLRKHADAAGQGVPARVLSVLSLSSQTVMVIGPTLGGVLIGLFGWPAIFAVNIPLAGISLLLAIFWVPKDAPARRAGERPERIDVLGIALFSLALLVLLFYLMAPGIGDLWLLAVAAAVGAAFAVVELRVRRPFIDLRMLGANRAILRTYLRQSLSFMAIYAIMFGYVQWLEEGRGFSESVSGLLLLPMSAVAVGAAAMSGRATGVRARLLVVAVALAAGSVALLFVTDRTWLGALLGLVALFGLAQGLTSVANQTTLYREAPAETMGTASGLFRTAQYLGAIVAATVIAQCYGGHADSGGLHRLGLVLIVVSALLLVVTVFDRGLRSAERAERGRRAERS, from the coding sequence GTGGCGAGCGCGGTGCTGAACCCGATCAACTCCACCCTCATCGCCGTCGCGCTCGTGCCGATCGGGCAGAGCTTCGGCGCCGGGCCGGGCCGCACGGCCTGGCTGATCTCCGCGCTCTACCTGGCCACGGCGGTCGGGCAGCCGGTGGTCGGGCTGCTGGTCGACCGGTACGGCGCCCGCCGGGTGCTGCTGTCCGGCGCGGCCGTGGTGATGGCCGCCGGAATCGCCGGGCTGGTGCCGGTCTCGGTCGACTGGCTGACCGGCGTCCGCGCGGTGCTCGGCATCGGCACCTGCGCCGGGTTCCCGGCCGCGATGGCCGTGCTGCGCAAGCACGCCGACGCCGCCGGCCAGGGCGTGCCGGCGCGGGTGCTCTCGGTGCTGTCGCTGTCCTCGCAGACGGTCATGGTGATCGGCCCGACGCTGGGCGGGGTGCTGATCGGGCTGTTCGGCTGGCCGGCGATCTTCGCGGTGAACATCCCGCTCGCGGGTATTTCCTTGCTGCTGGCCATCTTCTGGGTGCCGAAGGACGCCCCGGCGCGGCGGGCGGGCGAGCGGCCGGAGCGGATCGACGTGCTCGGCATCGCGCTGTTCTCACTAGCCCTCCTGGTGCTGCTGTTCTATCTGATGGCTCCGGGTATCGGCGATCTGTGGCTGCTCGCGGTGGCCGCCGCCGTCGGCGCCGCGTTCGCGGTGGTCGAGCTGCGCGTCCGGCGGCCGTTCATCGACCTGCGGATGCTCGGCGCGAACCGCGCGATCCTGCGCACCTACCTGCGCCAGTCCCTGAGCTTCATGGCGATCTACGCGATCATGTTCGGCTACGTCCAGTGGCTGGAGGAGGGCCGCGGCTTCAGCGAGTCCGTGTCCGGGCTGCTGCTCCTGCCGATGTCCGCGGTCGCCGTCGGCGCCGCCGCGATGTCCGGCCGCGCGACCGGCGTCCGCGCGCGGCTGCTGGTGGTCGCCGTGGCGCTGGCCGCGGGCTCGGTGGCGCTGCTGTTCGTCACCGACCGGACCTGGCTCGGCGCGCTGCTGGGCCTGGTCGCGCTGTTCGGCCTGGCCCAGGGCCTGACCAGCGTCGCCAACCAGACCACGCTGTACCGCGAGGCCCCGGCCGAGACGATGGGCACGGCCAGCGGGCTGTTCCGCACCGCCCAGTACCTCGGCGCCATCGTGGCCGCCACCGTGATCGCCCAGTGCTACGGCGGGCACGCCGACTCCGGCGGGCTGCACCGGCTGGGCCTGGTGCTGATCGTGGTCAGCGCCCTGCTGCTGGTGGTGACCGTGTTCGACCGCGGGCTGCGGAGCGCTGAACGGGCCGAGCGCGGCCGCCGTGCCGAGCGTTCCTGA
- a CDS encoding FdhF/YdeP family oxidoreductase, translated as MTREAPTNDVDETRLEVGKPKGWAAGIPGVAVSLARGVEQMGVVRTARTLRLLNQRAGFDCPGCAWPEPRQVDGEKRKLAEFCENGAKAVAEEATKRQVGREFFAAHAVADLAGKTDYWLGQQGRVTEPFVLREGATHYEPISWDDAFGLVADEMTALAGPDEAIFYTSGRTSNEAAFLYQLLVRSFGTNNLPDCSNMCHESSGAALTTSTGIGKGSVSLADIHHADLIVVVGQNPGTNHPRMLSALEQAKGNGAKVIAVNPLPEAGLMRFKNPQNVRGVVGEGTPLADEFAQIRLGGDLALFQAVGHLLLAWEEEAPGTVVDREFVDGHTHGFEDYAKNLRELDWPETERATGLPREQIEHIARMIATSERTIYCWAMGLTQHKHAVPTISEVANLALMRGMIGKPGAGLCPVRGHSNVQGDRTMGVWEKMPEPFMAALDAEFGIKVPREHGWDTVDSIRAMLDGRGKVFFAMGGNFAAATPDSERTEQALRSCSLTVHVSTKLNRSHVVHGRTALILPTLGRTERDVQASGPQFVTVEDSMSQVHASRGRLAPASEHLISEVAIICRLGERLLGAGHAVPWRSFEADYDLIRDRIAAVVKGCQDYNRRVREPDGFVLPHAPRDSREFTGTATGKGTFTVSELEYPHVPEGRLLLQTLRSHDQYNTTIYGLSDRYRGIEDGRRVVFVNPDDLAELGIADGEIVDLVSEWRDGDRRSPQFRAVSYPTARGCAAAYFPEANALVPLDSVAEKSNTPVSKAIVVRLEPHHHD; from the coding sequence ATGACCCGTGAAGCGCCGACGAATGACGTGGACGAGACCCGCCTCGAGGTGGGCAAGCCGAAGGGCTGGGCCGCCGGCATACCGGGCGTCGCGGTCTCCCTCGCCCGCGGCGTCGAGCAGATGGGTGTGGTGCGCACGGCCCGCACGCTGCGGCTGCTGAACCAGCGCGCCGGCTTCGACTGCCCCGGCTGCGCCTGGCCCGAGCCCCGGCAGGTCGACGGCGAGAAGCGCAAGCTGGCGGAGTTCTGCGAGAACGGCGCGAAGGCGGTCGCCGAGGAGGCCACCAAACGGCAGGTCGGACGCGAGTTCTTCGCCGCGCACGCGGTCGCCGACCTGGCCGGCAAGACCGACTACTGGCTGGGCCAGCAGGGCCGCGTCACCGAGCCGTTCGTGCTGCGCGAGGGCGCCACCCACTACGAGCCGATCTCCTGGGACGACGCGTTCGGCCTGGTCGCCGACGAGATGACCGCGCTGGCCGGCCCGGACGAGGCGATCTTCTACACCTCCGGGCGCACCAGCAACGAGGCCGCGTTCCTGTACCAGCTGCTGGTCCGCTCGTTCGGCACCAACAACCTGCCGGACTGCTCGAACATGTGCCACGAGTCCTCCGGCGCGGCGCTGACCACGAGCACCGGCATCGGCAAGGGCTCGGTGTCGCTGGCCGACATCCACCACGCCGACCTGATCGTGGTCGTCGGGCAGAACCCGGGCACCAACCACCCGCGCATGCTCTCGGCGCTGGAGCAGGCGAAGGGCAACGGCGCCAAGGTGATCGCCGTCAACCCGCTGCCCGAGGCCGGGCTGATGCGGTTCAAGAACCCGCAGAACGTGCGCGGGGTGGTCGGCGAGGGCACGCCGCTGGCCGACGAGTTCGCGCAGATCCGCCTCGGCGGCGACCTCGCGCTGTTCCAGGCCGTCGGCCACCTGCTGCTGGCCTGGGAAGAGGAGGCGCCGGGCACGGTCGTCGACCGCGAGTTCGTCGACGGCCACACCCACGGCTTCGAGGACTACGCCAAGAACCTCCGTGAGCTGGACTGGCCCGAGACCGAGCGCGCCACCGGCCTGCCGCGCGAGCAGATCGAGCACATCGCCCGGATGATCGCGACCTCCGAGCGCACCATCTACTGCTGGGCGATGGGGCTGACGCAGCACAAGCACGCCGTGCCGACGATCTCCGAGGTGGCGAACCTCGCGCTGATGCGCGGCATGATCGGCAAGCCGGGCGCGGGCCTGTGCCCGGTGCGCGGCCACTCGAACGTGCAAGGCGACCGCACCATGGGCGTCTGGGAGAAGATGCCGGAGCCGTTCATGGCCGCGCTCGATGCGGAGTTCGGCATCAAGGTGCCGCGCGAGCACGGCTGGGACACCGTCGACTCGATCCGCGCGATGCTCGACGGCCGCGGCAAGGTCTTCTTCGCGATGGGCGGCAATTTCGCCGCGGCCACGCCGGACTCCGAGCGGACCGAGCAGGCCCTGCGCTCGTGCTCGCTGACCGTGCACGTCTCGACCAAGCTCAACCGCTCGCACGTGGTGCACGGCCGCACCGCGCTGATCCTGCCGACGCTCGGCCGCACCGAGCGTGACGTGCAGGCCTCGGGCCCGCAGTTCGTCACCGTCGAGGACTCCATGTCGCAGGTGCACGCCTCGCGCGGGCGGCTGGCGCCGGCGAGCGAGCACCTGATCTCCGAGGTGGCGATCATCTGCCGGCTGGGCGAGCGGCTGCTGGGCGCGGGCCACGCCGTGCCGTGGCGCAGCTTCGAGGCGGACTACGACCTGATCCGCGACCGCATCGCCGCGGTGGTGAAGGGCTGCCAGGACTACAACCGGCGCGTGCGCGAGCCGGACGGCTTCGTGCTGCCGCACGCGCCGCGCGACTCGCGCGAGTTCACCGGCACGGCCACCGGCAAGGGCACGTTCACCGTGTCCGAGCTGGAGTACCCGCACGTGCCCGAAGGCCGGCTGCTGCTGCAGACGCTGCGCAGCCACGACCAGTACAACACCACGATCTACGGCCTCTCCGACCGTTACCGCGGTATCGAGGACGGCCGCCGCGTGGTGTTCGTCAACCCGGACGACCTGGCCGAGCTGGGCATCGCCGACGGCGAGATCGTCGACCTGGTCTCCGAATGGCGGGACGGCGATCGCCGGTCCCCGCAGTTCCGCGCCGTCTCGTACCCGACGGCCCGCGGCTGCGCGGCGGCGTACTTCCCGGAGGCGAACGCGTTGGTGCCACTGGATTCCGTCGCCGAGAAGTCGAACACCCCGGTGTCGAAGGCGATCGTGGTGCGGCTCGAACCGCACCACCACGACTGA